The Prunus persica cultivar Lovell chromosome G7, Prunus_persica_NCBIv2, whole genome shotgun sequence genome has a segment encoding these proteins:
- the LOC18770001 gene encoding probable methyltransferase PMT7, which produces MGGGNVVCSAFKFQSGQMIVVALLLMVGCFYAGTLFGNNAPIYASQLSTSSSSSPGTSTFTNKVALTYRKTPLLIPETGMDVCPLTYNEYIPCHDVSYVKTLLPNLDTSRKEELERHCPPIEKRLFCLVPPSRDYKIPIRWPTSRDYVWRSNVNHTHLAEVKGGQNWVHEKDQLWWFPGGGTHFKHGAAEYIQRLGDMITNGTGDLCSAGVTQVLDVGCGVASFSAFLLPLGIQTMSFAPKDGHENQIQFALERGIGAMISAIATKQMPYPTGSFQMVHCSRCRVDWHENDGILLKEMNRLLRYNGYFVYSAPPAYKTTKNYPLIWEKLMNLTSAMCWKLIARKVQTAIWIKQDDLSCLQHNSEQKLINLCDAVDDSESSWSTPLKNCIQVRGAQTDSPKLSSRSERLSIYTESLSRIGVTQEEFTSETIFWQDQVRHYWRLLNVSKTEIRNVMDMNAFCGGFAVALNASPTWVMNIVPSSMKNTLSAIYNRGLIGAFHDWCEPFSTYPRTYDLLHANHLFPHYKSRGEGCLLEDILLEMDRIIRPQGFIVIRDDKTITSRIQDLAPKFLWEVESHLLENKEKKTETVLICRKKFWAIV; this is translated from the exons ATGGGGGGTGGGAATGTGGTGTGTTCAGCGTTTAAATTCCAATCGGGGCAGATGATAGTGGTGGCTCTGCTATTGATGGTCGGGTGCTTCTATGCCGGAACTCTCTTTGGAAATAATGCTCCAATTTATGCATCTCAACTTAGCACCAGTTCTTCGTCATCTCCTg GTACTTCGACATTTACAAATAAAGTTGCTCTTACTTACAGAAAAACACCACTTTTGATCCCAGAGACTGGTATGGATGTATGCCCATTGACTTATAATGAGTATATCCCTTGCCACGATGTTTCTTATGTAAAAACTTTGCTTCCAAACTTGGACACTAGTAGAAAAGAAGAACTAGAGAGGCACTGCCCTCCAATTGAAAAGCGCTTGTTCTGCTTGGTTCCTCCATCAAGAGATTATAAGATACCAATAAGATGGCCTACCAGCAGGGACTATGTGTGGCGAAGCAATGTGAATCATACACATCTTGCTGAAGTCAAAGGAGGACAAAATTGGGTGCATGAAAAGGATCAACTCTGGTGGTTCCCTGGTGGTGGTACACATTTTAAACATGGCGCAGCTGAGTACATTCAAAG ATTGGGAGATATGATTACAAATGGAACAGGTGATCTATGTTCTGCAGGGGTCACTCAAGTTTTGGATGTCGGCTGTGGGGTTGCCAGCTTTtctgcttttcttcttcccttgGGTATACAAACAATGTCCTTTGCCCCAAAGGACGGCCATGagaatcaaattcaatttgcTCTAGAGCGAGGCATTGGTGCAATGATTTCTGCTAtagcaacaaaacaaatgcCATATCCCACTGGCTCTTTTCAGATGGTTCATTGTTCTCGGTGTCGAGTTGATTGGCatgaaaatg ATGGCATTTTACTAAAAGAAATGAATCGCCTTTTGCGATATAATGGATACTTTGTCTATTCAGCTCCACCTGCTTATAAAACGACTAAAAACTATCCATTAATTTGGGAGAAGCTAATGAATCTGACTTCAGCAATGTGCTGGAAACTCATTGCTCGAAAAGTTCAGACTGCAATCTGGATTAAACAAGATGATCTGTCATGCCTCCAGCACAACTCTGAACAGAAGCTTATAAATTTATGTGATGCTGTGGATGATTCCGAGTCATCATGGAGTACACCACTGAAGAATTGTATACAAGTAAGGGGTGCACAAACAGATTCTCCAAAACTCTCTTCTAGATCTGAGCGCCTTTCGATATACACTGAGAGTCTTAGCAGAATAG GTGTTACTCAAGAGGAATTTACTTCAGAGACCATCTTTTGGCAAGATCAAGTTCGACATTACTGGAGGTTGCTGAATGTCAGTAAGACAGAAATCCGAAATGTCATGGACATGAATGCTTTTTGTGGTGGATTTGCTGTGGCCTTAAATGCTTCGCCTACATGGGTGATGAATATAGTTCCTTCAAGCATGAAGAATACCTTGTCTGCCATTTATAATCGTGGTCTGATTGGTGCTTTCCATGATTG GTGCGAACCATTTTCCACTTATCCACGCACCTATGATCTGTTACATGCCAACCATCTCTTCCCTCATTACAAGAGCCGCGGAGAAGGTTGCTTATTGGAGGATATCCTTTTGGAGATGGACAGGATAATAAGACCCCAG GGATTTATTGTCATTAGAGACGACAAAACCATTACATCAAGGATCCAGGATCTTGCTCCAAAATTTTTGTGGGAGGTTGAATCACATTTGCtggaaaacaaagagaagaagacAGAAACTGTGTTAATTTGTAGGAAGAAGTTTTGGGCAATCGTCTGA